From one Catellatospora sp. IY07-71 genomic stretch:
- the fusA gene encoding elongation factor G — MAAVDAALAKTRNIGIMAHIDAGKTTTTERILFYTGITHKIGEVHEGAAVMDWMEQEQERGITITSAATKCEWKGHTIQIIDTPGHVDFTVEVERSLRVLDGAVAVYDGVAGVEPQTENVWRQADKYNVPRMCFVNKLDRTGADFFRCVDMMITRLNATPLVLQIPIGLEGDHIGVVDLLGMRALTWRGETQKGEDYAVEEIPANLAEQADEWRTKLLETLSEADDEIMESYLEGGEFTVEQLKAAIRRATIAGKLNPVVCGSAFKNKGVQPMLDAVVDFLPSPLDIPAIDGTLMDGETPVARHADSTEPFSGLAFKIQTDKHLGKLTYVRVYSGTLDAGSPVINSTKDRKERVGKIYQMHANKREERSQAFAGDIIAVQGLKQTTTGDTLSDPANPVILESMTFPDPVISVAIEPKTKADQEKLGTAIQKLAEEDPTFRVKLDEETGQTVISGMGELHLEILVDRMKREFNVEANVGKPQVAYRETIRRVVDKLEYTHKKQTGGSGQYASVIIGLEPLPLDAPAQYEFVNAVTGGRIPKEFIPSVDAGAQDAMQYGVLAGYPLVGVKMTLIDGKYHEVDSSEMAFKIAGSMALKEAARKADPAILEPMMAVEVVTPEDNMGDVIGDLNSRRGIIQAMEERSGARVVRALVPLSEMFGYVGDLRSKTQGRASYSMVFDSYAEVPANVAKEIIAKATGE; from the coding sequence GTGGCCGCCGTAGACGCCGCCCTCGCCAAGACCCGCAACATCGGCATCATGGCGCACATCGACGCCGGTAAGACCACCACCACCGAGCGGATCCTGTTCTACACCGGTATCACGCACAAGATCGGTGAGGTCCACGAGGGCGCTGCCGTCATGGACTGGATGGAGCAGGAGCAGGAGCGGGGTATCACCATCACCTCCGCTGCGACCAAGTGTGAGTGGAAGGGCCACACGATCCAGATCATCGACACGCCCGGCCACGTCGACTTCACCGTCGAGGTGGAGCGGTCGCTGCGCGTGCTCGACGGTGCGGTGGCGGTCTACGACGGTGTCGCCGGTGTGGAGCCGCAGACCGAGAACGTGTGGCGCCAGGCCGACAAGTACAACGTGCCGCGTATGTGCTTCGTCAACAAGCTGGACCGCACCGGTGCGGACTTCTTCCGCTGCGTCGACATGATGATCACCCGTCTCAACGCCACCCCGCTGGTGCTGCAGATTCCGATCGGTCTCGAGGGCGACCACATCGGTGTCGTGGACCTGCTGGGCATGCGCGCGCTGACCTGGCGCGGCGAGACCCAGAAGGGTGAGGACTACGCGGTCGAGGAGATCCCGGCGAACCTGGCCGAGCAGGCCGACGAGTGGCGCACCAAGCTGCTCGAGACCCTGTCCGAGGCCGACGACGAGATCATGGAGAGCTACCTCGAGGGTGGCGAGTTCACCGTCGAGCAGCTCAAGGCCGCGATCCGTCGCGCCACCATCGCCGGCAAGCTGAACCCGGTCGTCTGCGGCTCGGCGTTCAAGAACAAGGGCGTGCAGCCGATGCTGGACGCGGTCGTCGACTTCCTGCCGTCGCCGCTGGACATCCCGGCCATCGACGGCACGCTGATGGACGGGGAGACCCCGGTCGCCCGCCACGCCGACTCGACCGAGCCGTTCTCCGGCCTGGCGTTCAAGATCCAGACTGACAAGCACCTGGGCAAGCTGACCTACGTGCGGGTCTACTCCGGCACGCTGGACGCGGGCTCGCCGGTGATCAACTCGACCAAGGACCGCAAGGAGCGGGTCGGGAAGATCTACCAGATGCATGCCAACAAGCGTGAGGAGCGCTCGCAGGCGTTCGCCGGCGACATCATCGCGGTGCAGGGCCTGAAGCAGACCACCACCGGTGACACGCTGAGCGACCCGGCCAACCCGGTGATCCTGGAGTCGATGACCTTCCCGGACCCGGTCATCTCGGTGGCCATCGAGCCGAAGACGAAGGCCGACCAGGAGAAGCTCGGCACCGCGATCCAGAAGCTCGCCGAGGAGGACCCGACCTTCCGCGTGAAGCTCGACGAGGAGACCGGCCAGACCGTCATCTCCGGCATGGGCGAGCTCCACCTGGAGATCCTGGTCGACCGCATGAAGCGCGAGTTCAACGTCGAGGCGAACGTCGGCAAGCCGCAGGTGGCGTACCGCGAGACGATCCGCCGCGTGGTGGACAAGCTCGAGTACACCCACAAGAAGCAGACCGGTGGCTCGGGTCAGTACGCGAGCGTCATCATCGGCCTCGAGCCGCTGCCGCTGGACGCCCCGGCGCAGTACGAGTTCGTCAACGCCGTCACGGGTGGCCGCATCCCGAAGGAGTTCATCCCCTCGGTCGACGCCGGCGCCCAGGACGCGATGCAGTACGGCGTGCTGGCCGGGTACCCGCTGGTCGGCGTCAAGATGACGCTGATCGACGGCAAGTACCACGAGGTCGACTCGTCCGAGATGGCGTTCAAGATCGCCGGCTCGATGGCGCTGAAGGAGGCGGCCCGCAAGGCCGACCCCGCCATCCTCGAGCCGATGATGGCCGTCGAGGTCGTCACGCCCGAGGACAACATGGGTGACGTCATCGGCGACCTGAACTCGCGCCGTGGCATCATCCAGGCGATGGAGGAGCGCAGCGGCGCCCGCGTCGTCCGTGCCCTGGTGCCGCTGTCGGAGATGTTCGGCTACGTCGGCGACCTCCGGTCGAAGACCCAGGGCCGGGCCAGCTACAGCATGGTATTCGACTCCTACGCCGAGGTTCCCGCGAACGTCGCGAAGGAGATCATCGCTAAGGCCACCGGAGAGTGA
- the rpsG gene encoding 30S ribosomal protein S7, translating to MPRKGPAPRRPLNADPVYSSPLVTQLVNKILLNGKRQLAERVVYGALEGCREKTGTDPVVTLKRAMDNVKPTLEVRSRRVGGATYQVPVEVRPARATTLGLRWLVTYSRARREKTMVERLMNELLDASNGLGAAVKRREDTHKMAESNKAFAHYRW from the coding sequence ATGCCGCGTAAGGGCCCCGCGCCTCGTCGGCCGCTGAACGCCGACCCGGTTTACAGCTCGCCGCTGGTCACGCAGCTGGTCAATAAGATCCTGCTCAACGGCAAGCGCCAGCTGGCCGAGCGGGTCGTGTACGGCGCCCTGGAGGGCTGCCGCGAGAAGACCGGCACCGACCCGGTGGTGACGCTCAAGCGCGCCATGGACAACGTGAAGCCGACCCTCGAGGTCCGCAGCCGCCGTGTCGGTGGCGCGACCTACCAGGTGCCGGTCGAGGTCCGTCCGGCCCGCGCGACCACGCTGGGTCTGCGCTGGCTGGTGACCTACTCCCGCGCCCGTCGCGAGAAGACCATGGTCGAGCGCCTCATGAACGAGCTGCTCGACGCCAGCAACGGCCTCGGCGCCGCCGTCAAGCGGCGTGAGGACACGCACAAGATGGCCGAGTCGAACAAGGCCTTCGCGCACTACCGCTGGTGA
- the rpsL gene encoding 30S ribosomal protein S12, whose protein sequence is MPTIQQLVRKGRQAKTSKTKTPALKGSPQRRGVCTRVYTTTPKKPNSALRKVARVKLSSQIEVTAYIPGVGHNLQEHSIVLVRGGRVKDLPGVRYKIIRGSLDTQGVRNRKQARSRYGAKLVKEGKK, encoded by the coding sequence GTGCCCACTATCCAGCAGCTGGTCCGTAAGGGCCGCCAGGCGAAGACGAGCAAGACCAAGACGCCGGCGCTGAAGGGGAGCCCCCAGCGGCGGGGTGTGTGCACGCGTGTGTACACCACGACGCCCAAGAAGCCGAACTCGGCACTGCGGAAGGTAGCTCGCGTCAAGCTGAGCAGCCAGATCGAGGTCACCGCGTACATCCCGGGTGTCGGTCACAACCTGCAGGAGCACTCGATCGTGCTCGTCCGCGGCGGTCGTGTTAAGGACCTGCCCGGCGTGCGCTACAAGATCATTCGTGGTTCGCTGGACACCCAGGGTGTCCGCAACCGCAAGCAGGCACGTAGCCGCTACGGCGCGAAGCTGGTCAAGGAAGGGAAGAAGTAA
- a CDS encoding DUF4190 domain-containing protein has protein sequence MTEQPPAPQWPTVPPTAEQAPAPQWPTVPPTAEQAPASQWPTMAQVPAAPWPTVPPTGEQAPAQQWPSVPAGQTVPPGPEHSGGQVPVSGGHGPVGQRPAVQGPAVPSWPTVAQAGPRPVSYPAPVRVEVVPGTPYGLAVLGAPKTASGVAASSLATGVGSVLVSLAVWCFGLTGAEPGWGGLVAGAFAVLAILLGAAGIVLGWLGMRQIRLAAGTMTGRGVAISGLVCGAVGFLLAAFGLIVAIALSAGA, from the coding sequence GTGACTGAGCAGCCTCCCGCGCCGCAGTGGCCGACCGTCCCGCCGACGGCCGAGCAGGCTCCGGCCCCGCAGTGGCCGACGGTGCCGCCGACGGCGGAACAGGCCCCGGCTTCGCAGTGGCCCACGATGGCGCAGGTTCCTGCCGCGCCATGGCCGACGGTGCCGCCCACGGGTGAACAGGCTCCGGCCCAGCAGTGGCCGTCGGTGCCGGCGGGCCAGACGGTGCCGCCCGGCCCAGAACACTCCGGGGGGCAGGTGCCGGTCTCCGGAGGTCACGGACCGGTGGGTCAGCGGCCGGCCGTGCAGGGTCCGGCTGTGCCGTCGTGGCCGACGGTGGCGCAGGCGGGGCCGCGGCCGGTGAGCTACCCGGCGCCGGTGCGGGTCGAGGTCGTGCCGGGGACACCCTACGGGCTGGCGGTGCTGGGTGCGCCGAAGACCGCGTCCGGCGTGGCGGCCAGTTCGCTGGCCACCGGGGTCGGGTCGGTGCTGGTGTCGCTGGCCGTCTGGTGTTTCGGGCTGACGGGGGCCGAGCCGGGCTGGGGCGGGCTGGTCGCGGGGGCGTTCGCGGTGCTGGCGATCCTGCTCGGGGCCGCGGGCATCGTGCTGGGCTGGCTGGGGATGCGTCAGATCCGGCTCGCCGCGGGGACCATGACCGGCCGGGGCGTCGCGATCTCGGGCCTGGTGTGCGGTGCCGTGGGCTTCTTGCTGGCCGCGTTCGGCCTCATCGTCGCGATCGCCCTCAGCGCGGGCGCCTGA
- a CDS encoding DNA-directed RNA polymerase subunit beta' has product MLDVNFFDELRIGLAGAEDIRRWSHGEVKKPETINYRTLKPEKDGLFCEKIFGPQRDWECYCGKYKRVRFKGIVCERCGVEVTRSKVRRERMGHIELAAAVTHIWYFKGVPSRLGYLLDLAPKDLEKIIYFASYVITSVDAEARHRDMTTIENEIFAEKRQAENARDAEIEKRAVKLESDLAELEAEGAKADVRRKVKEAGEREMRQIRDKAQREIDRLDEVLDTFRKLDSKQLVTDELLYRELRDRFGEYFTGGMGAEAIKALVQNMDLEAEADSLRETIRSGKGQRKLRALKRLKVVAAFLATGNSPLGMVLDCVPVIPPDLRPMVQLDGGRFATSDLNDLYRRVINRNNRLKRLIDLGAPEIIVNNEKRMLQEAVDALFDNGRRGRPVTGPGNRPLKSLSDMLKGKQGRFRQNLLGKRVDYSGRSVIVVGPRLKLHQCGLPKQMALELFKPFVMKRLVDLNHAQNIKSAKRMVERQRPVVWDVLEEVITEHPVLLNRAPTLHRLGIQAFEPQLVEGKAIQIHPLVCTAFNADFDGDQMAVHVPLSAEAQAEARILMLSSNNILKPADGKPVTMPTQDMIIGLYHLTHKRTGMVGEGRVFSSEAEAMMAFDNGELHLQAPVRIRLKGVTSVDNGPGAEAWTAPEEWEPNEPLILDTTLGRVLFNETLPVGYRFVNHEVRKGQLSGIVNDLAERYPKVALAATLDALKEAGFHWATWSGVTIGMEDVISPPRKGQILERYEKEAERFDKQYQRGLMTAEERRGELIELWTKATNEVAKELETALPLENPLWRMIHSGARGNMLQLRQIAAIRGLVANPKGEIIPRPIKSSYREGLSVLEYFISTHGARKGLADTALRTADSGYLTRRLVDVSQDVIIREDDCGTDRAIPMQIGTRHDGVLSVHEHAETGAHARTLAEDMSDPSGNLVAARGTDLNSIVVDKLVKAGIENVRVRSVLTCESKLGVCAACYGRSLPTGKLVDVGEAVGIIAAQSIGEPGTQLTMRTFHTGGAASGEDITQGLPRVQEIFEARVPKGKAPIADTPGRIRIEAGDRSKKIIIVPDDGSEEIVHDKISNRVKLRVHDGAHVEVGEKLTEGTIDPHELLRIMGPRAVQVHLTNEVQEVYRSQGVMIHDKHIEIIIRQMLKRVTIIDSGATEFLPGVLVDRAQFEGENRRLVSEGGEPAAGRPVLMGITKASLATESWLSAASFQETTRVLTDAAINARSDSLIGLKENVIIGKLIPAGTGISKYRNVRVEPTEEAKAKVYSMTSYGETDYGFGPASGVAVPLDDFDFGSYR; this is encoded by the coding sequence GTGCTCGACGTTAACTTCTTCGATGAGCTTCGGATCGGCCTGGCGGGCGCTGAAGACATCCGGCGCTGGTCGCACGGCGAGGTCAAGAAGCCCGAGACCATCAACTACCGCACCCTGAAGCCCGAGAAGGACGGACTCTTCTGCGAGAAGATCTTCGGTCCGCAGCGGGACTGGGAGTGCTACTGCGGCAAGTACAAGCGGGTCCGCTTCAAGGGCATCGTCTGTGAGCGCTGCGGCGTCGAGGTGACCCGGTCCAAGGTGCGCCGTGAGCGCATGGGCCACATCGAGCTCGCCGCCGCGGTCACCCACATCTGGTACTTCAAGGGCGTGCCGAGCCGGCTGGGCTACCTGCTGGACCTCGCGCCCAAGGACCTTGAGAAGATCATTTACTTCGCCTCGTACGTGATCACGAGCGTGGACGCCGAGGCGCGTCACCGCGACATGACCACCATCGAGAACGAGATCTTCGCCGAGAAGCGGCAGGCCGAGAACGCCCGCGACGCCGAGATCGAGAAGCGAGCGGTCAAGCTCGAGTCCGACCTGGCCGAGCTGGAGGCCGAGGGCGCCAAGGCGGACGTGCGCCGCAAGGTCAAGGAGGCCGGCGAGCGCGAGATGCGCCAGATCCGCGACAAGGCGCAGCGCGAGATCGACCGCCTGGACGAGGTGCTGGACACGTTCCGCAAGCTCGACTCCAAGCAGCTGGTCACCGACGAGCTGCTCTACCGCGAGCTGCGCGACCGCTTCGGTGAGTACTTCACCGGCGGCATGGGCGCCGAGGCCATCAAGGCCCTGGTCCAGAACATGGACCTGGAGGCCGAGGCCGACTCGCTGCGCGAGACCATCCGCTCGGGCAAGGGGCAGCGCAAGCTGCGCGCGCTCAAGCGGCTCAAGGTCGTGGCCGCGTTCCTGGCCACCGGCAACTCGCCGCTGGGCATGGTGCTCGACTGCGTCCCGGTCATCCCGCCGGACCTGCGCCCGATGGTGCAGCTCGACGGCGGCCGCTTCGCGACGTCCGACCTGAACGACCTGTACCGCCGGGTCATCAACCGCAACAACCGCCTCAAGCGTCTGATCGACCTCGGCGCGCCCGAGATCATCGTGAACAACGAGAAGCGGATGCTGCAGGAGGCCGTCGACGCGCTGTTCGACAACGGCCGCCGTGGCCGGCCGGTGACCGGTCCGGGCAACCGCCCGCTCAAGTCGCTGTCCGACATGCTCAAGGGCAAGCAGGGCCGGTTCCGCCAGAACCTGCTCGGCAAGCGCGTGGACTACTCGGGCCGGTCCGTGATCGTCGTCGGCCCGCGGCTGAAGCTGCACCAGTGCGGTCTGCCCAAGCAGATGGCGCTGGAGCTGTTCAAGCCGTTCGTGATGAAGCGGCTGGTCGACCTGAACCACGCCCAGAACATCAAGTCCGCCAAGCGCATGGTCGAGCGGCAGCGCCCGGTCGTGTGGGACGTGCTGGAAGAGGTCATCACCGAGCACCCGGTGCTGCTCAACCGCGCGCCCACCCTGCACCGCCTGGGCATCCAGGCGTTCGAGCCGCAGCTGGTCGAGGGCAAGGCGATCCAGATCCACCCGCTGGTCTGCACCGCCTTCAACGCCGACTTCGACGGCGACCAGATGGCGGTGCACGTGCCGCTGTCCGCCGAGGCCCAGGCCGAGGCGCGCATCCTCATGCTGTCCAGCAACAACATCCTCAAGCCGGCCGACGGCAAGCCGGTGACCATGCCCACCCAGGACATGATCATCGGGCTGTACCACCTGACCCACAAGCGCACCGGCATGGTGGGCGAGGGCCGGGTGTTCAGCTCCGAGGCCGAGGCGATGATGGCCTTCGACAACGGCGAGCTGCACCTGCAGGCGCCGGTGCGGATCCGCCTCAAGGGCGTCACCTCGGTCGACAACGGGCCGGGCGCCGAGGCGTGGACCGCGCCGGAGGAGTGGGAGCCGAACGAGCCGCTGATCCTGGACACCACGCTGGGCCGGGTCCTGTTCAACGAGACCCTCCCGGTGGGCTACCGGTTCGTCAACCACGAGGTCCGCAAGGGCCAGCTCTCGGGCATCGTGAACGACCTCGCCGAGCGCTACCCCAAGGTCGCCCTGGCGGCGACGCTGGACGCGCTCAAGGAGGCCGGCTTCCACTGGGCCACCTGGTCTGGCGTCACCATCGGCATGGAGGACGTCATCTCGCCGCCGCGCAAGGGCCAGATCCTTGAGCGGTACGAGAAGGAGGCCGAGCGCTTCGACAAGCAGTACCAGCGTGGTCTGATGACCGCCGAGGAGCGCCGCGGCGAGCTGATCGAGCTGTGGACCAAGGCGACCAACGAGGTGGCCAAGGAGCTGGAGACCGCGCTGCCGCTGGAGAACCCGCTGTGGCGCATGATCCACTCCGGCGCGCGAGGCAACATGCTGCAGCTGCGTCAGATCGCGGCGATCCGTGGTCTGGTGGCCAACCCGAAGGGTGAGATCATCCCGCGGCCGATCAAGTCCTCGTACCGCGAGGGCCTGAGCGTGCTGGAGTACTTCATCTCCACGCACGGCGCCCGCAAGGGTCTGGCCGACACCGCGCTGCGTACCGCCGACTCGGGTTACCTGACCCGTCGTCTGGTGGACGTCTCGCAGGACGTGATCATCCGCGAGGACGACTGCGGCACCGACCGCGCGATCCCGATGCAGATCGGCACGCGCCACGACGGTGTGCTGTCGGTGCACGAGCACGCCGAGACCGGCGCGCACGCCCGCACCCTGGCCGAGGACATGTCGGACCCGTCCGGCAACCTCGTCGCGGCCCGCGGCACCGACCTCAACTCGATCGTCGTCGACAAGCTGGTCAAGGCCGGTATCGAGAACGTCCGGGTGCGCTCCGTGCTCACCTGCGAGAGCAAGCTGGGCGTCTGCGCGGCCTGCTACGGCCGTTCGCTGCCGACCGGCAAGCTGGTGGACGTCGGCGAGGCCGTCGGCATCATCGCGGCGCAGTCCATCGGTGAGCCCGGTACGCAGCTGACGATGCGTACCTTCCACACCGGTGGTGCGGCCTCGGGTGAGGACATCACCCAGGGTCTGCCGCGTGTCCAGGAGATCTTCGAGGCGCGGGTGCCCAAGGGCAAGGCGCCGATCGCGGACACTCCCGGCCGCATCCGCATCGAGGCCGGCGACCGGTCGAAGAAGATCATCATCGTGCCGGACGACGGCAGCGAGGAGATCGTCCACGACAAGATCTCGAACCGCGTCAAGCTGCGCGTGCACGACGGCGCCCACGTCGAGGTCGGCGAGAAGCTGACCGAGGGCACCATCGACCCGCACGAGCTGCTGCGCATCATGGGCCCGCGCGCGGTCCAGGTCCACCTGACCAACGAGGTCCAGGAGGTCTACCGCTCGCAGGGCGTGATGATCCACGACAAGCACATCGAGATCATCATCCGCCAGATGCTCAAGCGCGTGACGATCATCGACTCGGGTGCCACGGAGTTCCTGCCGGGCGTCCTGGTCGACCGGGCACAGTTCGAGGGCGAGAACCGGCGCCTGGTCTCCGAGGGCGGCGAGCCCGCGGCCGGCCGGCCGGTGCTGATGGGTATCACCAAGGCGTCGCTGGCGACCGAGTCGTGGCTCTCGGCGGCCTCCTTCCAGGAGACCACCCGGGTGCTCACCGACGCGGCCATCAACGCGCGCAGTGACTCGCTCATCGGTCTCAAGGAGAACGTCATCATCGGCAAGCTCATCCCGGCGGGTACCGGCATCAGCAAGTACCGCAACGTCCGGGTGGAGCCGACCGAGGAGGCGAAGGCCAAGGTCTACTCCATGACCTCGTACGGCGAGACCGACTACGGCTTCGGCCCGGCGTCCGGTGTCGCGGTGCCGCTGGACGACTTCGACTTCGGGTCGTACCGGTAA
- a CDS encoding DNA-directed RNA polymerase subunit beta, with product MAASRPAKTSRSSSAFAPRRISFGRITEHLEVPNLLAIQTESFDWLVGNESWQSRSSALADARSGLAEILEEISPIEDFSGTMSLSFSDPRFDEVKASIEECKEKDLTYCAPLFVTAEFTNNSTGEIKSQTVFMGDFPMMTPKGTFIINGTERIVVSQLVRSPGVYFAKEPDKTSDRDLSSVKVIPSRGAWLEFDIDKRDTVGVRIDRKRRQAVTVLLKAIGWTNDQIRERFAWSELLMTTLEKDHIAGQDEALLDIYRKLRPGEPPTRENAQTLLDNLFFNPKRYDVAKVGRYKFNKKLELDVPITTGTLTEDDIVATVEYLARLHAGEEGYEADDIDHFGNRRLRTVGELIQNQVRVGLSRMERVVRERMTTQDVEAITPQTLINIRPVVAAIKEFFGTSQLSQFMDQTNPLAGLTHRRRLSALGPGGLSRDRAGFEVRDVHPSHYGRMCPIETPEGPNIGLIGALSTFARVNPFGFVETPYRKVVDGKVTDQIDYLTADEEDRFVKAQANAVLMGDGSFAEDRVLVRRKGGEVDYVPPAQVDYMDVSPRQMVSVATAMIPFLEHDDANRALMGANMQRQAVPLVKAEAPLVGTGMEYRAATDAGDVVVAEVGGVVEDLCADYITVHQDDGFRRTYLLHKFRRSNSGSCVNQKPVVLEGARVEAGQVIADGPCTDNGEMALGRNLLVAFMPWEGHNYEDAIILSQRLVQEDVLTSIHIEEHEVDARDTKLGPEEITRDIPNVSEEMLADLDERGIIRIGAEVVPGDILVGKVTPKGETELTPEERLLRAIFGEKAREVRDTSLKVPHGETGTVIGVRTFSREDGDELPPGVNELVRVYVAQKRKIQDGDKLAGRHGNKGVISKILPVEDMPFLEDGTPVDIVLNPLGVPGRMNIGQVLEVHLGWVAKTGWKVAGEDAEWKKALRSIGAHEAEANTNVATPVFDGAHDDEIAGLLGSTLPNRDGLQLIGESGKAKLFDGRSGEPLPDPISVGYMYILKLNHLVDDKIHARSTGPYSMITQQPLGGKAQFGGQRFGEMECWAMQAYGAAYALQELLTIKSDDVLGRVKVYEAIVKGENIPEPGIPESFKVLLKELQSLCLNVEVLSSDGVALEMRETDDEVFRAAEELGIDLSRREPSSVEEV from the coding sequence TTGGCAGCCTCCCGCCCTGCGAAGACCAGTCGATCGTCGAGCGCGTTCGCTCCTCGCCGGATCTCCTTTGGCAGGATTACCGAACACCTCGAAGTGCCCAACCTGCTCGCTATCCAAACCGAGTCTTTTGACTGGCTTGTCGGCAATGAGTCCTGGCAGTCCCGTTCGTCGGCGCTCGCTGACGCCCGTTCGGGCCTCGCGGAGATCCTCGAGGAGATCAGCCCGATCGAGGACTTCTCCGGCACCATGTCGCTCAGCTTCTCCGACCCTCGCTTCGACGAGGTGAAGGCCTCCATCGAGGAGTGCAAGGAGAAGGACCTCACCTACTGCGCGCCGCTGTTCGTGACCGCGGAGTTCACCAACAACTCGACTGGCGAGATCAAGAGCCAGACCGTGTTCATGGGTGACTTCCCGATGATGACGCCGAAGGGCACCTTCATCATCAACGGCACCGAGCGCATCGTGGTCAGCCAGCTTGTCCGTTCCCCGGGCGTGTACTTCGCCAAGGAGCCGGACAAGACCTCCGACCGCGACCTCTCCAGCGTCAAGGTCATCCCGAGCCGGGGTGCCTGGCTGGAGTTCGACATCGACAAGCGCGACACCGTCGGCGTCCGTATCGACCGCAAGCGCCGGCAGGCCGTCACCGTCCTGCTGAAGGCGATCGGCTGGACGAACGACCAGATCCGCGAGCGCTTCGCGTGGTCCGAGCTGCTGATGACGACGCTCGAGAAGGACCACATCGCCGGTCAGGACGAGGCGCTGCTCGACATCTACCGCAAGCTGCGCCCTGGCGAGCCGCCGACCCGCGAGAACGCCCAGACCCTGCTCGACAACCTCTTCTTCAACCCGAAGCGGTACGACGTCGCCAAGGTCGGGCGCTACAAGTTCAACAAGAAGCTGGAGCTGGACGTCCCGATCACCACCGGGACGCTCACCGAGGACGACATCGTCGCCACCGTGGAATACCTGGCTCGCCTGCACGCGGGCGAGGAGGGCTACGAGGCCGACGACATCGACCACTTCGGCAACCGCCGCCTGCGCACCGTCGGCGAGCTGATCCAGAACCAGGTTCGGGTCGGCCTCTCCCGCATGGAGCGCGTCGTGCGCGAGCGCATGACGACGCAGGACGTCGAGGCGATCACGCCGCAGACCCTGATCAACATCCGCCCGGTGGTGGCGGCGATCAAGGAGTTCTTCGGCACGTCGCAGCTGTCGCAGTTCATGGACCAGACCAACCCGCTCGCGGGTCTGACCCACCGGCGCCGCCTGTCGGCGCTCGGCCCGGGTGGTCTGTCGCGTGACCGCGCCGGCTTCGAGGTCCGTGACGTGCACCCGTCGCACTACGGCCGCATGTGCCCGATCGAGACGCCGGAAGGCCCGAACATCGGCCTGATCGGCGCGCTCTCGACGTTCGCGCGGGTCAACCCGTTCGGCTTCGTCGAGACGCCGTACCGCAAGGTCGTCGACGGCAAGGTCACCGACCAGATCGACTACCTGACCGCGGACGAGGAGGACCGGTTCGTCAAGGCGCAGGCCAACGCCGTGCTCATGGGCGACGGCTCCTTCGCCGAGGACCGCGTGCTGGTTCGCCGTAAGGGCGGTGAGGTCGACTACGTGCCGCCGGCGCAGGTCGACTACATGGACGTGTCGCCGCGGCAGATGGTCTCCGTGGCCACCGCGATGATCCCGTTCCTCGAGCACGACGACGCCAACCGCGCGCTCATGGGCGCGAACATGCAGCGTCAGGCGGTGCCGCTGGTCAAGGCCGAGGCCCCGCTGGTCGGCACGGGTATGGAGTACCGTGCCGCGACCGACGCCGGCGACGTGGTCGTGGCCGAGGTCGGCGGCGTGGTCGAGGACCTGTGCGCCGACTACATCACCGTGCACCAGGACGACGGCTTCCGCCGGACCTACCTGCTGCACAAGTTCCGCCGGTCGAACTCGGGTTCCTGCGTGAACCAGAAGCCGGTGGTGCTGGAGGGCGCCCGCGTCGAGGCCGGTCAGGTCATCGCCGACGGTCCCTGCACCGACAACGGTGAGATGGCGCTCGGCCGCAACCTGCTGGTCGCCTTCATGCCGTGGGAGGGCCACAACTACGAGGACGCGATCATCCTGTCCCAGCGTCTGGTGCAGGAGGACGTGCTCACCTCGATCCACATCGAGGAGCACGAGGTCGACGCCCGCGACACCAAGCTGGGCCCGGAGGAGATCACCCGCGACATCCCGAACGTCAGCGAGGAGATGCTGGCGGACCTGGACGAGCGGGGCATCATCCGGATCGGCGCCGAGGTCGTGCCGGGCGACATCCTGGTCGGCAAGGTCACGCCCAAGGGCGAGACCGAGCTGACCCCGGAGGAGCGGCTGCTCCGCGCGATCTTCGGGGAGAAGGCGCGCGAGGTCCGCGACACCTCGCTGAAGGTGCCGCACGGCGAGACCGGCACGGTCATCGGCGTGCGCACGTTCTCCCGCGAGGACGGCGACGAGCTGCCCCCGGGCGTCAACGAGCTGGTCCGGGTGTACGTGGCCCAGAAGCGCAAGATCCAGGACGGTGACAAGCTCGCCGGCCGCCACGGCAACAAGGGTGTCATCTCCAAGATCCTTCCGGTCGAGGACATGCCGTTCCTGGAGGACGGCACCCCGGTCGACATCGTGCTCAACCCGCTGGGCGTGCCCGGCCGAATGAACATCGGCCAGGTTCTCGAGGTCCACCTGGGCTGGGTCGCGAAGACCGGCTGGAAGGTGGCGGGCGAGGACGCCGAGTGGAAGAAGGCGCTGCGCTCGATCGGCGCGCACGAGGCCGAGGCCAACACGAACGTGGCCACCCCGGTCTTCGACGGCGCGCACGACGACGAGATCGCCGGCCTGCTCGGCAGCACCCTGCCCAACCGGGACGGCCTGCAGCTGATCGGCGAGTCGGGCAAGGCCAAGCTGTTCGACGGCCGGTCCGGCGAGCCGCTGCCGGACCCGATCTCGGTCGGCTACATGTACATCCTGAAGCTGAACCACCTGGTGGATGACAAGATCCACGCCCGGTCGACCGGCCCGTACTCGATGATCACGCAGCAGCCGCTGGGTGGTAAGGCGCAGTTCGGCGGTCAGCGCTTCGGTGAGATGGAGTGCTGGGCGATGCAGGCCTACGGCGCGGCCTACGCGCTGCAGGAGCTGCTGACGATCAAGTCCGACGACGTGCTGGGCCGCGTGAAGGTGTACGAGGCCATCGTCAAGGGCGAGAACATCCCCGAGCCGGGCATCCCGGAGTCGTTCAAGGTGCTGCTCAAGGAGCTCCAGTCGCTGTGCCTGAACGTCGAGGTGCTGTCCAGCGACGGCGTGGCCCTGGAGATGCGCGAGACCGACGACGAGGTGTTCCGGGCGGCGGAGGAGCTCGGTATCGATCTGTCCCGGCGGGAGCCGAGCAGCGTCGAGGAAGTCTGA